In one window of Arthrobacter pascens DNA:
- a CDS encoding carbon-nitrogen hydrolase family protein: protein MNHPQFKAAVVQAAPVFLDLDKTIDKTIALIEDAARNGAGMIAFPETWLPGYPWYAWLDAPALWLPQYTQRYFDNSLEYGTPQAERISKAAKDNNIMVGMGLSERSGGSLYIAQWFIDSDGQTISQRRKLKPTHVERTIFGEGDGSDLAVWDTALGRVGGLCCWEHLQPLSKYAMYAQNEQVHVAAWPSFSLYEGGAYALGPEVNTSASRIYAVEGQCFVLAPCATVSQDMVDEMCTTELQKALLKTGGGHARIFGPDGQQLHESLPADEEGLVYAEIDLGLISVSKAVGDPAGHYSRADVTQLVHNQTPRRAVIETAPQAEKASAPEMPRNVEEPALPAMAGL from the coding sequence ATGAACCACCCCCAGTTCAAAGCAGCAGTCGTTCAGGCAGCACCAGTATTCCTCGACCTGGACAAGACCATTGATAAAACAATTGCCCTGATCGAGGACGCCGCCCGTAACGGCGCCGGGATGATTGCGTTCCCCGAGACCTGGCTCCCGGGTTATCCGTGGTACGCCTGGCTGGATGCTCCGGCTCTGTGGCTGCCGCAGTACACGCAGCGATACTTCGATAATTCCCTCGAGTACGGAACACCGCAGGCTGAGCGGATCTCCAAGGCAGCCAAGGACAACAACATCATGGTCGGCATGGGCCTGAGCGAACGAAGCGGCGGCAGCCTGTACATCGCCCAGTGGTTCATCGACAGCGACGGGCAGACCATCTCCCAGCGGCGTAAGCTCAAGCCGACCCACGTGGAGCGCACCATCTTCGGCGAAGGCGACGGAAGCGACCTCGCCGTCTGGGACACGGCACTGGGCCGGGTGGGCGGACTCTGCTGCTGGGAGCACCTGCAGCCGCTGTCCAAATACGCCATGTACGCCCAGAACGAGCAGGTCCATGTGGCCGCATGGCCGAGTTTTTCCCTCTACGAGGGCGGCGCCTACGCCCTCGGCCCCGAGGTCAACACCTCCGCCTCGCGGATCTACGCGGTCGAGGGCCAGTGTTTCGTCCTGGCTCCGTGCGCCACCGTATCGCAGGACATGGTGGACGAAATGTGCACCACGGAACTGCAGAAGGCACTTCTGAAGACCGGCGGCGGACATGCCCGCATCTTCGGACCAGACGGCCAGCAACTCCACGAGTCCCTTCCGGCAGACGAAGAAGGCCTCGTCTATGCCGAGATCGATCTGGGCCTGATATCGGTGTCGAAGGCTGTTGGGGACCCGGCGGGCCACTACTCCCGCGCCGATGTCACGCAGCTGGTCCACAACCAGACTCCTCGACGCGCCGTCATCGAAACAGCCCCGCAGGCGGAGAAAGCATCCGCTCCGGAGATGCCGCGCAACGTCGAAGAGCCGGCCCTTCCGGCAATGGCGGGACTCTAG
- a CDS encoding helix-turn-helix domain-containing protein, which produces MAKVVSTAAVSPRNSVSFWTESVSDTFVDLECRAGDGRESIDGEIVVQSLASLDLARVRASAQSVHRTPAAIRASSDDYYLVGMQTEGACLVTQDGRSAAIHNGGFALYDTTRPYSLLLTDHFEQLVIRLPRAALERHLPEAAGLTALAVNADPGAARLLVNTIQFLANDIDALSPDIALSVSQGVEHLIVAGLGGIARGVPDVHRFSRRKLIQTHILQNLGDESLSIKSIASELHLSPSSIHRAFAADGETVMGWVWQQRLNQIRESLLSGKHHGTLTDLFVTWGFSDPAHFSRAFRQRFGHAPSDLLRPTAVVQDQGQQA; this is translated from the coding sequence ATGGCCAAGGTTGTGAGCACAGCGGCGGTGTCTCCCCGGAACAGTGTTTCATTCTGGACTGAGAGCGTTTCTGATACTTTCGTCGACCTCGAATGCAGGGCGGGTGACGGACGCGAGTCAATAGACGGTGAAATAGTCGTCCAGTCGTTGGCGTCACTGGATTTGGCGCGGGTGCGTGCCTCCGCGCAATCCGTGCACCGCACACCGGCTGCCATCCGGGCTTCCTCGGATGACTATTATCTGGTGGGCATGCAAACCGAAGGCGCATGCCTGGTGACACAGGATGGGCGTTCGGCGGCCATCCACAACGGCGGGTTCGCGCTCTATGACACCACCCGACCGTATTCACTCCTGCTGACCGACCACTTTGAGCAACTCGTGATCCGCCTGCCAAGAGCCGCTTTGGAGCGGCACCTGCCCGAGGCTGCAGGACTAACGGCGCTGGCAGTGAACGCGGACCCGGGGGCTGCACGGCTGCTGGTCAATACAATCCAGTTTTTAGCGAACGATATCGACGCGCTGTCCCCGGACATTGCCTTATCGGTCTCCCAAGGCGTGGAGCACCTGATCGTTGCCGGCCTGGGCGGCATCGCCCGAGGTGTCCCGGACGTGCACCGTTTCTCCCGCCGCAAGCTCATCCAGACCCACATCCTTCAGAACCTGGGCGACGAATCCCTGAGTATCAAATCCATCGCAAGCGAGCTCCACTTGTCCCCGAGCAGCATCCACCGCGCTTTCGCAGCTGATGGCGAGACGGTGATGGGCTGGGTCTGGCAACAACGCCTGAACCAGATCAGGGAGAGTCTGTTGAGCGGAAAACATCACGGCACGCTGACGGACTTGTTCGTTACCTGGGGATTCTCGGACCCGGCGCACTTCAGCCGGGCCTTCCGCCAACGGTTCGGCCACGCACCTTCAGATTTGCTCCGGCCGACGGCGGTTGTTCAGGATCAGGGGCAGCAGGCCTGA
- a CDS encoding HAD hydrolase-like protein: protein MTLLHQTRLPLSDISCILFDMDGTLLDSAPGVTASAAAALAAVGAPVPSMKKLRRFVGPPMIESFRKVPSWMTKPPNGPSNAIAKSMPITDASEASQAAAVARSPSGLLPLILNNRRRPEQI from the coding sequence ATGACGCTTCTGCACCAGACCCGGCTCCCTCTTAGTGACATCAGCTGCATTCTGTTCGACATGGACGGAACGCTGCTGGATTCAGCGCCCGGTGTGACAGCGAGTGCTGCCGCGGCTCTGGCGGCTGTAGGCGCGCCGGTCCCGTCGATGAAAAAACTGCGTCGCTTCGTAGGGCCGCCGATGATTGAATCCTTCAGAAAGGTTCCCAGCTGGATGACAAAACCGCCCAACGGGCCCTCCAATGCTATCGCCAAGAGTATGCCGATCACGGACGCCTCCGAGGCTTCACAGGCTGCCGCGGTGGCCCGCTCCCCCTCAGGCCTGCTGCCCCTGATCCTGAACAACCGCCGTCGGCCGGAGCAAATCTGA
- a CDS encoding Lrp/AsnC family transcriptional regulator: MDRVSLDQIDQKILAELTQNARVSHAELAAKVLLSRNAVRQRVERMERQGYIQGYTIVAGPSAQGQVSAFLMVYRKDRVRGADVVTVLRSIPEVVLCDVVSGDFDLLVRVEARSLERVQEIWEQIAAIPGVADTVTAMTLSSLIRRGSR, from the coding sequence ATTGATCGAGTGAGCCTTGACCAGATAGACCAAAAAATTCTTGCGGAGCTCACGCAGAACGCCCGCGTGAGCCATGCAGAGCTGGCGGCCAAAGTCCTTCTGTCAAGGAATGCAGTGCGGCAACGGGTGGAACGGATGGAACGGCAGGGTTACATCCAGGGGTACACGATCGTTGCCGGTCCTTCCGCCCAGGGCCAGGTGTCAGCCTTCCTGATGGTTTACCGGAAGGACAGGGTGCGGGGAGCGGACGTCGTCACGGTGTTAAGGTCGATCCCGGAAGTGGTTCTGTGCGATGTGGTGAGCGGTGACTTTGACCTGCTGGTGAGGGTCGAGGCCCGGTCGCTGGAGAGGGTCCAGGAGATCTGGGAGCAGATCGCGGCGATTCCCGGTGTCGCTGACACGGTGACGGCCATGACGCTGTCCAGCCTCATCAGGCGGGGCAGCCGCTAG